A window of Cucurbita pepo subsp. pepo cultivar mu-cu-16 unplaced genomic scaffold, ASM280686v2 Cp4.1_scaffold000668, whole genome shotgun sequence genomic DNA:
TGGGCCCATGTTCATATATAGGAAAGTACCATGCATTTAAACCACTGAGAATGAAATTCGAACCTAAAGCTATAGACGTAGCTTTAGGTAGCATAAAATATGAAACCTTGTTACAGATATTTGCATTTCTTGACCCAATATTCAAATCACGCGTGAGATATCATTAAATACTCatcctattattattaaatattttttcaggTGAGATCCCAGGTATAAATGACCACCCGTtgtgaatattattaaatatttatccaAAAATAAGTGGTTCATAGTGATCATTTTTTATAGgggacattttttttttctctcttttatatttatattgtccataataattatttatgcaATTATTATCTAATCGTGATTTGAATGATTAGAGTATTTCAACGGCCGGCCCATTACTGATCTAACTATATGGGCCTTTAGCCCAATACGGCCCAATTATGATTGGTTCAGTTCAAAAGCTGGTTGAGGGCCCATTTCAAACTAGATAAAGCCAGTAACATGGGCTTAGCCCATATATACACTAGCCTTTTCCTGGCCCAACTTATTTGTATATTCTGGGCCCCTTAAATGTTAAATTGACATTTTTGACCTTTACTTTTATACGTCTTTATAAATGTATGGTTGGTcgtgtttaataaatttctaattttacatttaatatGTAATTAAACCTTCTATAAGTGATTACCATAATTTCAACTAATCGCTCTCTTAATTCTTTGAGTGAGTTGCGggtttgacattttttttgttgagtcAACCGGATCAactgaaaaataaagttataatccaaatatatttataagattAAGTCAGTTGTTgagggttgacatttttttgttgagtCAACTGGACCAACTAACATTATaatccaaatatatttataagattAAGTCAGTTGagagttgacatttttttattgagtcaacccgaccaactaaaaaatagtgttaataattcaaatatatttataagattattacgaaaattaagaatattaaagcTTATTCATATTGTAAAATGGTATTTAAGCATTGGTATTTAGGGATTTGGTAATTACATAGAGAAGCAGCGAGTAGAGAGGGGAGATGGATGTATGGTTCGGAGTTGAGGAGCTGTGCGAGGAAGGGCGGCGGGCTCCCATCTCCGGCGGGCGGCCGGCCTTGGGAGATTCTCCGGCACGATGGTTTCGAGGGAATTGAGCCGCCACTGTGGGCACATTCTTTCTTCGCTCCATTTTCTGGAATCAACAAAATTGACATCTCCCATTTCTACGCCGCCACTTTCTCCGACCATTTGCAGAGCCACTGCCACTCCGACCACCCCCAAAACGCACCGCTTTTGCCATCGTTCTCCATTTCCATTCCTGCCCAATTCCACACagatgtttaaatttaatcccTGGTTTTGTAAATTCGAAAGCAGatcgatttttttaattacagaACCAAAATGAATGATCGGAGTGTGGTAAGTAATTACCGTGGAAGGAGTTGATTGGTGGTGGGTGTGGTGGACTTCGGGAGCAGCCGCGGCGGCGGATTGAGGTTGTTCAGGCAACAAGTGGTGGTGGACATagccattttcttttgatgaatttgTCTGTTGGAGTGTTTATGGAACTGTGGAATTTGGGAGAGAAGGAGATGGGAAATGGAgaagttaaaaagaagaagaggttgTTGGTCAGCTCACGGTAGTTGAGAAATGAGAACGACGGCAAGGGAAGTCCAGCAAGTTTGGAACAGCCACCGTNNNNNNNNNNNNNNNNNNNNNNNNNNNNNNNNNNNNNNNNNNNNNNNNNNNNNNNNNNNNNNNNNNNNNNNNNNNNNNNNNNNNNNNNNNNNNNNNNNNNNNNNNNNNNNNNNNNNNNNNNNNNNNNNNNNNNNNNNNNNNNNNNNNNNNNNNNNNNNNNNNNNNNNNNNNNNNNNNNNNNNNNNNNNNNNNNNNNNNNNNNNNNNNNNNNNNNNNNNNNNNNNNNNNNNNNNNNNNNNNNNNNNNNNNNNNNNNNNNNNNNNNNNNNNNNNNNNNNNN
This region includes:
- the LOC111785720 gene encoding uncharacterized protein LOC111785720, translating into MAMSTTTCCLNNLNPPPRLLPKSTTPTTNQLLPRNGNGERWQKRCVLGVVGVAVALQMVGESGGVEMGDVNFVDSRKWSEERMCPQWRLNSLETIVPENLPRPAARRRWEPAALPRTAPQLRTIHPSPLSTRCFSM